In Nodosilinea sp. PGN35, the genomic stretch TGTGGATCGGGTGGCCGCACAGTTGCAGACCTCCCCCTCTCCCTTCCGGTCGGGGATCCACCCCTACCCCTCCCAGGAGGGGACAGCGTACCCTCAGCCTCAAAGTTCACCTCACCACCCCACCACCCCACCACCCCACCAATCCCCGCCCCGCCTTATGTTCATGCAGTCCAACGGGGGGCTGACGGATGCGGCGCTGTTCCAGGGTAAAGACAGCATCCTCTCTGGCCCCGCCGGAGGCGTAGTCGGCGCGGTGCAGACCAGCCGCCAGGCCGGGTACGATCGCATGATTGGCTTTGATATGGGCGGCACCTCCACCGATGTGTCGCACTACCGGGGCGAGTACGAGCGCACCTTTGAAACCGAGGTGGCGGGGGTACGGCTGCGGGCTCCGATGATGGCGATCCACACCGTGGCGGCGGGGGGCGGCTCGATTGTGAGCTTTGACGGCAGCCGCTACCGGGTGGGGCCAGCCTCGGCGGGGGCCTATCCGGGGCCGGCCTGTTACCGCCACGGGGGGCCGCTGGCGGTGACCGACTGCAATGTGATGGTGGGCAAGCTCCAGCCGGAGTTTTTTCCCCAGGTGTTTGGGCCGGGGGGCGATCTGCCGCTGGATGGGGCAGTGGTGCGCGAAAAGTTTGCGGCCCTGGCCCAGGAGATCCAGGCGGCCACTGGGAATGCCCGCTGCCCGGAGCAGGTCGCGGCGGGGTTTCTCGCCATTGCGGTTGAGAAAATGGCCAACGCGATCAAGAAGATTTCCGTACAGCGGGGCTACGACGTGTCGGAGTATGTGCTGTGCAGCTTTGGCGGGGCCGGGGGCCAGCACGCCTGCCTGATTGCCGATGCCCTGGGCATGACCGAGGTGTTTCTGCACCCTTACGCGGGGGTGCTGTCGGCCTACGGCATGGGTCTGGCGGATGTGCGATCGCTGAATGAGCGATCGGTCGAACTGCCCCTGGAGGAAGGTACGCTGCCTGAGATCCAGCGGGTGGTGGAAGATTTGGCCGAAAAGGGATTGGAGGAGCTGAGGCGGCAGGGGTTTGAGGTAGACCCACCCCTGCCCCTCCCAAGAGGGGATGAGCCAAAATCCAAAATCCAAAATCCAAAATCGCCCCAGGTGTTGCCCCGGCTGCTGCTGAAGTACGAAGGGACAGATTCGACGCTGGCGGTGGATTTTGCTGGGGTGGAGGCGATGCGATCGCAGTTCACTACCTTGCACCGCCAGCGCTACGGCTTTGCCCAGGCGGGTAAGCGGCTGATCGTCGATACGGCGGCGGTGGAGGTGATCGGCCACACCCACAGCCCCGAGGAGCCAGAGATCGATAGGGTTCGCACCACTCCGCTGGTGCCCAAAGCCACCGTCCCGGTCTACACCGCCGAGGCCTGGCACGAGACGCCGGTATACCACCGCGATGATCTGTGTCCGGGGGATGCGATCGCAGGCCCCGCCCTGATCATCGAACCCACCGGCACCAATGTCGTGGAGCCGGGGTGGAATGCCACCTTCACCGCCAAAGGGCATTTGATCCTAAAGAAAGATGCTTCACGGACAAGTTCCGTGGGTTTCGCCAGCGGGGAGGTTCCTGACAGTGGCTCTGTGGAATTTAGCTCAACCCACGCTACATCCCCACACCCCACGCCCCACACCCCACACCCCACACCCGACCCCGTCCTGCTCGAAATCTTCAACAACCTCTTCCGCGCCGTAGCCGAGGAAATGGGGATCGCGCTGCAAAACACTAGCTACTCGGTGAATATCAAAGAGCGGCTGGACTTCTCCTGTGCGGTGTTTGATCAGCAGGGGCAGCTGGTGGCCAATGCGCCCCACATTCCGGTGCATCTGGGCTCGATGGGCGAGAGCGTCAAAAGTCTGATTGAAGCCAAAGGTGACAGCCTCAAACCCAGCGACGTGTACCTGCAAAACAACCCCTACAACGGCGGCACCCATCTGCCTGACATCACGGTTATCACGCCAGTATTCCTAGACGACGCTCAAAATCCAAAATCCAAAATCCAAAATCCAAAATTCTACGTTGCGTCTCGCGGCCATCACGCCGATATCGGCGGTATTACCCCCGGTTCCATGCCCTCCAACAGCACCAGTATCGAAGAAGAAGGAATTTTATTAGACAACATTCAACTGGTAGAACGGGGTCGATTTTTAGAAGCTGAACTGCTAGAAGTGTTGACGTCTTCAACCTACCCGGCGCGAAACCCAGACCAGAACCTAGCCGACCTGCGGGCGCAAATTGCCGCCAATGAAAAGGGGGCGCAGGAGCTGCAAAAGCTGGTGGATCACTACGGCCTTGCTACCGTGCAGACCTACATGCAGCACGTGCAGGACAACGCCGAGGAATGCGTGCGGCGGGTGATCGATCGCCTCCAGGACGGCCAGTTTACCTACGCTATGGACGACGACAGCCAGATCGCGGTCAGCGTCACGGTGAACCGCGAGGCCCGCAGCACCAAAATTGACTTTTCTGGAACATCCCCCCAGCGGCCCAGCAACTTTAATGCGCCGACGGCAGTGTGCAAAGCGGCGGTGCTCTACGTGTTTCGCACCCTGGTGGATGACGACATTCCCCTCAATGCAGGCTGCCTCAAACCGCTGGAGATTGTGATTCCCGAGGGCTCGATGCTGAACCCGCGCTACCCGGCAGCGGTGGTGGCGGGCAATGTGGAGGTGTCCCAGGCGGTGACCGATGCGCTGTACGGGGCTTTGGGGGCGATCGCGGCCTCCCAGGGCACCATGAACAACCTCACCTTCGGCAACGCGCGCCACCAGTACTACGAAACCATCTGCGGCGGCTCTGGGGCTGGCCCCGGCTTCTGTGGCACCGACGCGGTGCACACCCACATGACCAACTCGCGACTGACCGACCCCGAGGTACTGGAATGGCGGTTTCCGGTGCTGCTGCGAGAATTTGCCATTCGCCAGGGCAGCGGCGGGGCGGGAGAATACCCTGGCGGCAACGGCATTGTCCGCCGGATAGAATTTCGCGAACCAATGACGGCGGCGATTCTCTCCAACCACCGCCGGGTGCCGCCCTTTGGCCTGGCGGGGGGCCAGCCGGGGCAGGTGGGCGAAAACCGGGTAATTCGCGCTGATGGCCGGGTGGAAGTACTGCCGGGGCAGGCGACCGTGGCGGTGGAGCCGGGGGACTGCATTGCGATCGCCACCCCTGGCGGCGGTGGTTACGGCCAGGGGCCAGGGTAAGGCGCAACCAGAAACCGGGTTTCTCTTTGGGCTTTGTCAATGGCCTGTGTGTAGCGCACAAGAAACCCGGTTTCTCCCCCTACAGGCTAATCTGCGCCTGCTCTAAAAATGTCCTGCGCTGTCAACCTCAACCTTTCAAAGGTCGGTGAAACCAATCGGTCATTGCCAGTGAAGCGCTCTAGCTGATAGCCGTCGGACCCCAGGGTGCAGAGGGTGATCGTGGGCTGCTTGGGCTGGCCGATCACCCGCGCTGCCCCCAGGGCGCGAAAATCGACAATCCAGTATTCGGCGATGCCCAGGGCCTCGTAGTCGGCCAGCTTGAGGCCGTAGTCATCGCGCCAGTTGGTGCTGACCACCTCCACCACCAGCTTGATCGTAGCGCCATTGCAGACCGTAGACGCCTTCTCCCACAGCGGTTCGTGCGGAAGTTGGGTGCGATCGAGCACCGCTACATCGGGAATGTAGCCCGCATTGGGCCGGGGTGGCTTCACCACGCAGGTACGCGGAATCGTCAGCGGCAGGGCTCCCTGGTCGATCAGCACGCCCAGCTTTAGGGCGATGAAGCCACCGATGTCTTCGTGGGCACCTGTAGGCCGCACCTCCACCACCTCGCCTTCGATCAACTCGTAGCGACCGCCATCGCTGGGGTACTGCTCCAGGAATGCTTCAAAGCTCAGGGGTTGCTCTGTCGCCTGCACCATCTCACCACCCGTCCATTGGAAGCGATGTAACTAGCCTACTGCATGGTACTGCTGGTCTTGGTAGGCGCAGAACTGCGATCGCCCCAGCCCGACCCAATGTAGTCTGCACAACTTGACACATCAACCTTTTTTGAAAAGATCGTCTAAAGCTGAGTAATCCGTGCCCATGGCCAGGTGGAAGTGCTACGCGGGCAGGCCACAGTTGCGGTGGAACCAGGGATTGCATTCAAATGGCCATAGGGGAAGGGGCGGCTATGGAGGCTGAGCAACCTGTACCGCTAAGGTGCCGACGACTGGCGGCCTGGTGCCATCTTTTGCCGCTGGGTGCGATCGCCCTCACCCGCTACCTGTTCGCTGGCAGCACCCAGGCCAACTTTTCCCTCGACAGCTTTTGGACAATAGGCACCGACGTTGCTAAAGCTGCCTGGGTCAGTCCCTATCTAGAACTGGTGGTAGGGCTAGCATGCTGGCTGCTACTCGGTCGAGGGCATAGCTTTGTGCGGTACCACCTGAGGCAGGTCCTAAGGTTTCAGGTCACCTCTGCGATCCTCTCCACCGTGGTGATTGGCTCCATTCTGGGAGGATTCTACTGGATTGACAGGGCTTTTCTGAACACAGACAATATGGCTGCATGGCTCTTTATGGGGCTGATTATTCTGTTGTCACAGCCAGCATTGATTTTTAGGACGCTGGTTATTTTGGTGGTAGGGGTCGAAGCCTACCGAGGAGTTTACAGCCATTACCCCTTCTACTGGCCCTGGCGGTAGGCGGCCCCAGCAGCCCAACCCAATGTAGTCTGCATCACTTGACACATCAACTTTTTTTGAAACAATAAAAGCATCAACTTTTTTTGAAATGAGGCTGGTTGCGCCGTAGCCAGCTTCACTTTGCCTGTGCTAGAAAGGATGCTGCCATGGTCAGAGTTGCCGTCAACGGGTTTGGTCGCATTGGGCGGCTGGTGCTGCGGGCCGGGTGGGCCTTCCCCGAGCTAGAGTTTGTCCACATCAACGAGATCAAGGGCGGAGCCGAAACCGCCGCCCATCTGCTCACCTTCGACTCGGTACATGGCCGCTGGGATCGCGCTGTGGAGGCGATCGGCAGCGAGAAAATTACCATCGAGGGCACCCCCCTTAGCTTTAGCAGCCACGCCTCCCCCGGCGAGGTGCCCTGGGCCGACTACGGCGTAGACCTGGTGCTGGAGTGCTCCGGCAAGTTTCGCACCCCCGAAACCCTGGCCCCCTACTACGATCGCGGCGTCAAGAAAGTGATCGTCGCCGCCCCGGTGAAACAGGGCGCGCTGAATGTGGTCTACGGCATCAACGACCATCTCTACAACCCCGCCGAGCACCACCTGCTGACGGCAGCCTCCTGCACCACCAACTGCCTGGCCCCGGTGGTCAAAGTGATCCACGAAGGGCTGGGCATTCGCCACGGGGTGATCACCACCATCCACAACCACACCAACACCCAAACCATCGTCGATGCCCCCCACAAGGATCTGCGCCGCGCCCGAGCCACAGGGATGTCGCTGATTCCCACGACAACGGGGTCGGCGACCGCGATCGCCCTGATCTACCCCGAACTGGCGGGCAAACTCAACGGCCTGGCGGTGCGGGTGCCCCTGCTGAATGCCTCCCTGACCGACTGCGTGTTTGAGGTGGAGCGATCGACCTCAGTAGAGGAAGTGAACCAACTGCTCAAAGCCGCCGCCGATGGCCCGCTCCACGGCATTCTCGGCTACGAAACCCGGCCCCTGGTGTCGGTGGACTACCTCAACGATCCGCGATCCTCTATCGTCGACGCCCCCTCGACCATGGTGGTGGACGAAACCCAGGTAAAAATTCTCGCCTGGTACGACAACGAGTGGGGCTACTCCTGCCGTATGGCGGAGCTGGCCCGCAAGGTGGCCCAGAGCCTTTGAACTCTCCGCCCTGGGGAATTTTTTGGACAGCATTTCACCGGGGAATTTTTTGGACAGCACTCACCAATGGTGGGCAGTGCCCACCCTACAGCTACAGCACCGCCACCCTCTACCCCCCACCCCATGACCTCCTCCACCTTCAAACCCGAAAGCCTGCGCAACTACGCGATCATCACCGCCGCCTACTGGGGCTTTACCCTCACCGACGGCGCGCTGCGGATGCTGGTGCTGCTGCACTTTCACGTGCTGGGCTACACCCCGTTCGAGATCGCCATGCTGTTTCTCTTCTACGAAGTGTTTGGCGTGGTGACGAACTTTCTGGGCGGCTGGATTGGTTCGCAGATTGGCATTCGGCAGACCCTGTACGGCGGCATTGCCCTGCAAATTTTTGCCCTGGGGATGCTGAGTTTTTTGAGCACCGACTGGCTGGTGCCGGTGCAGGTGGGCTACGTGATGGTGGCCCAGGCGTTTTCGGGCATTGCCAAAGACCTGACCAAAATGAGTTCCAAGAGCGCCATTCGCCTGGTGGTGCCCAAGGAAGCCGAGTCGCGGCTGTTTAAGTGGGTGGCAGTGCTGACCGGGTCGAAGAATGCGCTCAAGGGGGTGGGCTTTTTTGTCGGGGCGGCGCTGCTGGAGGGGGTGGGCTTTCGTCCGGCGCTGCTGATTCAGGCAGGGGTGCTGGGGGTAATTTTGCTGTCGGGGGCGCTGCTGCCGGCGGGCATGGGCAAGATTGGCAAGAAGGTGCAGTTCCGGGAACTGTTCTCCAAAAGCAGGGAGATCAACATTCTCTCGGCGGCGCGGTTCTTTTTGTTTGGTTCGCGGGACGTGTGGTTTGTGGTGGCGCTGCCGGTGTTTTTGTACGAGGTGCTGGACTGGAGCTTTATGCAGGTGGGCAGCTACATGGCCGTCTGGGTGATTGGCTACGGCATGGTGCAGTTTTTGGCCCCGCAGCTGCTGCGGAAAAACAGCGCCGGGAAGGTGGTGCCCAGGGCTAAGACCATCCTGTTCTGGACGTCCCTGCTCACCGCGATTCCGGCCCTGATTGCCATAGCCCTGATGTCGGGGCTGCGGGGCGACATTGCGGTGACGGGGGGGCTGGTGGTGTTTGGCGTGGTGTTTGCCTTTAACTCGGCGGTGCACTCGTACCTAGTGCTGGCCTACACCGAAGATAAGGATGTGAGCCTGAATGTGGGCTTTTACTACATGGCCAACTCGGGCGGGCGGCTGCTGGGCACGATTACCTCGGGGCTGTTTTACCAGTGGTTTGGGCTGGTGGGCTGCCTGTGGGTGTCGAGCCTGTTTGTGCTGGCGGCGGCGCTGATTACGACCAAGCTGCCGGATCCTAAGGTGTCAAGCCCAGCAACCAGTTAGAAAAATCAATAGTGGTAGCGGCAGGCCAAGATGCGAACCTGGTCTTCGCGAACTTCGTAGACCAAACGATGCTCTTGCGTAACGCGCCTCGACCAGCATCCCTGCAATTCATGCTTTAGGGGTTCTGGCTTGCCTGTACCTGTGAAGGGCGATCGCTGAATTTCTCTGATCAACTAGACAATCCGCAGCGCAGTTTTGCGATCGTTCTGGATCCGCCAGGCCAAGTCTTCAAAGGCATTTGGGTCAAACTCGACCGGCTTCATTCCAGCCCTAGTTGAGTAAGGGCGGCTTTAAAGGCGATGCCCTCGCTACGTTGCTTAGCTTCTAGTAAGCGCTGGCGCATGGCGTCACTTTTGAGCAAGTGCTGGGTCTCAAGCTCACCCAAAATGCTCTGCCACAGCTGAACAGGCAGAATAACGCCTGTGACTTCTCCTTTGTCGTTTGAGATGTATTGAACCTGTGGGTCAAGCATAGCCAGATCACGAGACTGCGTGTTTGTAGTCTAGCAACCTAAGTTGTGGAGGGGCAGCCAATCCAGCCCGGACAAACGCTCATCCCAAAGAATTGTAAGGGGAGGAAGTTTCGGGAATCCAGTTCACTAAACTGTAGTTATAGCTACAGTTTTTTCGAGGAAATTGGTATGGAGAACAAGTCTGCCAGTGAGCGTCGTCAGGTGATCGGTGAACTGCGCCATCAGCTGCGGTTTGCGCAGCCCCAGGAGCGCGATCGCATTCGCCAGGAGCTAAACTTCTGGGAAATGCGGGGTCGCTAACTCGCTGGCAGCAGGGGCAGCAGCAGGGTGACGAAGAAGTACACCAGCGCGCCCGTAAACACATAGCTGTCGGTGCGGTCTAAGATACCGCCATGGCCGGGGATCAGGGCTCCAGAGTCTTTGACCCCGGCATCGCGTTTCATCAGCGATTCGGTCAGGTCGCCCAGCAGGCTGGAGGTGCCGACCATCAGGCCCAGGGCCGCGCCAGTGGCAGGCCAGAGGGGCCACTGGAGCCAGTAGCTGCCGACCAGGGCCACCACCGTGCTGCCCAACATGCCAAAGGCCGCCCCCTCGACGGTTTTCTTGGGGCTGATGTTGGACAGGGGCGTGCGGCCAATCATTTTTCCGGCGGTGTAAGCGCCAATATCGGAGGCCCAAATGCAGGCAAAGGCCAGCAGGGTGACGACGAGACCGTAGGGTAGAGCACTGAGGGCAGGGGGCCAGGTTTCGGGCCAGTAGCCGCCCAGGGGCAGGGAAGGTGTGACGTCACCCAGATCGCGCAGGCGCACCCAAAAGCTGGGCAGGTAACCGCCGTAGAAGAGACCCAAAATAGACGCCGCCACGTCGGCAATGGTGGCCACCTGGGGCTGAAACAGCAGGTAAAAGCAGATAAAGGTGCCGCTCAACGGCAGCAGGGCATCGGCCAGCGGAGGGGAGACGTGGGCCATAATCAGCAGCAGCTGACTCACCACCAGGGTGGTTTTGGTGGCGGGTAAAATGCCCTTGGCTTTGACCAGGGCAAAAATTTCAAGCTGGCCCAAAACGATCAGAATGCCAAAACCTAGGGTAAAGTACCATCCCCCCAGCCCAATCATGGCCAGGGCCACCGCGATCGCAACGAGTCCGCTAATGATTCGAGGCCAGGGCATAGGCGAGGGCGAAGAGGGGTGACGGGGCTGAGCTGGGGCGCTACCCCCGAGCTGTGGGCAACAGCAGGCTTGCTACTACTATCACTGTGCCACATTACCCCACCAGCACCGCAGAAACCTAATGCCGATTGAAGGGTGCTGGTTCTGCCCGTGGGGAATTGGGAAGATAGGACTCGGATTGGGTAGGGTTCGTGGTGGCCAACTCCGGGTAGCCCGCCTCGATCAGGGCGCGATCGCGAATCCGGCAGGAGTCGCACCGTCCGCAGGGCTCTGCGCCGCCCTGGTAGCACGACCAGGTTTGCTCAATCGGCACCCCCAGCGCCACAGCGCGACGCACAATATCCACCTTAGAGTCCATCACCAGGGGCGCGACCAGCTTGGGGGCGTGGCCCTCTAGCCCCGCCTTAGACGACAGCTGCGCCAGCTGCTGAAACGCCGCCAGATACTCGGGCCGACAGTCGGGATAGCCCGAATAATCGACCGCGTTGATGCCCAAATACACTGCGATCGCCCCTTTGGCCTCGGCCAGGGCCAGCGCCAGGGCAATGAACACCGTATTGCGCCCCGGCACGTAGGTGGAGGGAATGCCGCTCTCTGAGTAATCTTGAAGGTTGTCCTGGGGCAGCGGCAGAGCCAGGTCGGTCAGCGACGACGCGCCCCACTGGGCCAGGTTGACATCGATAAAGTGGTGGTCGGCGATCGCAAAATGCGCCGCCACCGCCTGCGCCGCCGCCAGTTCTCGCTGGTGCCGCTGCCCGTAGTTAAACGACAGAGCGATGATGCTGTAGCCGTCGGCGATCGCCTGGGCCGCAGCGGTAGCCGAGTCGAGGCCGCCGGACAGTAAGACGATTGCGGTGGGGTGGGGCATGGGTTTGAATTTGGGTGTTGGGTGTTGGGTGTTGGGTGTTGGGTGTTGGGTGTTGGGTGTCGGGTGTTGGGTGTTGGGTGTTGGGTGTTGGGTGTTGGGTGTTGGGGGTTGGGTGCGCGGCTATCACCTGAAACCTAAAACCTAAAACCTGAAACCTAAAACCCAACACCTAAAGCCCCAGTATCGCCCTGGCCACATTGAGATAGATCAGCACCCCCAGCACATCCACCGCTGTGGTAATGAAGGGGGCCGACATCAGCGCGGGGTCAAACTTGAGCGCCTTGAACAAAAAGGGCAGGGCCGACCCGGCGAAGGAGGCCAGCACCGAGATGCCCACCAGGCTGATGCCCACCGACAGCGCCACGCCCAGGTTGCGATCGGGCAGGTAGGCCCAGATCGTCACCAGCACGCCCATCATCAGCCCCAGCAGCAGCCCCGCCAGGGCCTCCCGCCAGACAATTCTGACCATTTGGGAAGAGCGCACCTCGTCGGTGTTTAAGCCGCGAATCACGACCGTGGAGGACTGGGCACCGACGTTGCCGCCGGTATCGATCAGCAGCGGGATGAAGGCGGCCAGCACAATTACCTGCTCCAGCAGGGCCTCCTGGCCCTGAATCACCGCAATGGTGCCGGTGTTGGTGAGCAGCAGCACGAAGAGCCACACCACGCGCTTGCGCGCCACGGTGAACAGGTTGGTCTGAAAGTAGTTTTCGCCCATGCTCTGCACACCGCCAGCGGTGTAGATGTCTTCGGTGTCTTCGGCCTCGAGCACATCAATCAGGTCGTCGATGGTGACGATGCCCACCAGGCGCTGTTCGCGATCGACCACCGGCAGGGCGAGAAAGTCGTAGCGCTGAATCATTCTGGCCGCTTCTTCCTGGTCGGTGTCGGTGTGCACGTAGACTATCTCTCGCCGCATCAGGTCTTGCAGGGTGCGCTCGGGCTGGGCCACCACCAGGTCACGCAGGGAGAGCGCGCCGATCAGATGGCGGGCGTTGTCGAGCACGTAGAGGGTGTAGATGGTCTCCGAGGTTTCGGCCAGGTGGCGAATGCGATCGAGGGCCTGCTCAACGGTGAGAGTTTCGCGCAGGGCGACAAACTCAGAGGTCATGATTCGCCCGGCGCTGTCGGGGGGATAGCCCAGCAGCAGGGCGGTGGCCTCGCGCTCGGCGGGGCTGAGCTGCTGAGTGAGCCGTTTGACTACCTTGGCGGGCAGCTCGTCAAACAGTCGGGCGCGGTCGTCGGGGGACATGCGATCGATAATCTCCAGCACCTCAGGATTTTTGAAATCCTCCAGGAGGGACTGCTGGACTCGCGGGGACAGGTACTCGTAGACCTCGATCGCCTCATCCTTGGGCAGCAGGCGAAAGGCAACTGCCTGGAGGGTTTCGGGCAGTGCGTCGATGGCGTCGGCGACATCTGCCGACTGCATGGGAATCAGCTGCGATCGCACATCGTCAAACCGACCAGCTTCTAACAGCTGCTGCAATTCTTCTTGGGTAGCCTCGGTTACCACGAATTTTAATTTCCCCCGCCCTGGCCTACCTTTGCACGGTTGTAGGATAGCTCAATTTAGTCAACCTACGCCCGGGCCCCGGCGTACAGCCAAGACCGATAGTGCCCGCCCTAGGTTAACTCTGGTGTAGAAAGTGACCGATGCAACAATTCGCCTTTTACCCTAAAACTAGTACTTGTACTTGACCAGGCCGGTGGCGACGGAGGCCAGGGCCCTGGGGACAAGGGGGCGGGATGGGGTTCAAGGTAGCCTGTGAACCTGAAGCCGCCAACCCTACCGACCGGTGCTCTGGGGCCCGGCGGACTGCTGGGGCCGCAGCGGGGGCAGACCTTCAGAACTGCGGTAAATTCGTCAGGTTCTGGGCTTGTCGCCCTGACTCACCGCCTCCCAGTCTATTTCCCCAGACAGAGGAATTTTCCTGGGCCAGGGGCCTAGGGTAGAAGCCCCTCCCTTGCCCCCGACAGATGGCCTCCGACAGATTGGCCCCCGACAGATTGGCCCCCGACAGATCTGAACTCATCTGAACTCAGTGGCACCGAAACCAGCGGTCTGCCCCCCTTGCCCTTGAAGGCAACTTTTGAAGTCCATCGCAGCCCCATCGCAGGAGACTACAGCTGTGACTCAACAGCTTTCGGCAGCTCAGCCCCAGGGCTCTCAGCCCCAGCCCTGGCACCAAACCCAAGGGAGTCACATCACTCAACAGCTGGGGGTTGACCCCGAGGTGGGGCTCTCCCTTCGGGAGGCCAAGGCGCGGCTGGAGCGCTACGGCCCCAACGAGCTAAAAGGCAAAAAGGGCAAGCACCCCATTCTGCTGTTTCTGCTCCAGTTCAACCAGCCGCTGCTCTACATCTTGCTCGTTGCGGGTCTGATCAAGGCCCTGCTGGGCTCCTGGGTGAATGCCGGGGTGATCTGGGGAGTGACGGTGATCAACGCCATTATTGGCTTTGTGCAGGAGTCTAAGGCCGAAAGCGCGATCGCCGCCCTGGCCTCCTCCGTCACCACCGATGCCATGGTGCGCCGCGACGGCCAGCAGATGCAGGTGTCATCGCGGGATCTGGTGCCCGGCGACATTGTGCTGCTCACCTCTGGCGACAAAGTGCCCGCCGACCTGCGCCTGCTGCGGGGGCGCACCCTGCAAATCAACGAGTCGGGCCTGACTGGAGAATCCGTCGCCGTCGAGAAACAGCCCCACCTGGAGAGCCTGCCGGAGGACACCCCCCTGGCGGAGCGCCACAATATGGCCTACGCGGGCAGCTTTGTCACCTTTGGCCAGGGGGAGGGCATTGTCGTCGAAACCGGGCTCAACACCGAAACCGGGCGGATCTCTAAGCTAATGCAGGAGAGCACCACCCTGGTCACCCCCCTGACCCGCAAGTTTGACCGCTTCAGCAAAACCCTGCTCTACGTCATTTTGGGGGTGGCGGCCCTGACCTTTGCGGTGGGCATGGCCTGGGGCAACTCGCCCCTCGAAATGTTTGAAGCCGCCGTGGCCCTGGCGGTGAGCGCCATCCCTGAGGGGTTGCCCGCGGTGGTCACCATTACCCTGGCGATTGGGGTGTCGCGCATGGCCCGCCGCAACGCCATTGTGCGCAAGCTGCCCGCCGTCGAAACCCTGGGCAGCGCCACGGTGATCTGCTCAGATAAAACCGGCACCCTGACCGAAAACCAGATGACGGTGCAGAGCATCTACGCGGGCGATCGCCACTATGCTTTCACCGGGGAGGGCTACAATCCCCACGGCGAACTGCGCGACGGCGAAGACAATCCGCTGCCCCCCGAGGCCATGCCCGCGCCCCTGCGCCAGTGCCTGATCGTAGGCATGCTCTGCAACGACTCGGAGCTGGAGCATAAAGACCACCAGTGGAGCGTGGTGGGCGACCCCACCGAGGGAGCGCTGCTGGTGGCCGCCCGCAAAGCTGGCTTTGATCGCACCGAACTCAACCACAGCTACCCGCGCATCGACAGCATTCCGTTTGAGTCTGAGTTTCAGTACATGGCCACGCTGCACCAGCAGGATACCGAGGGCCAGTGGCTGCTGGCCAAAGGCTCCGTCGAGGCGCTGGTGGCCCGCTGCGATCGCGTCCTGCGCTCTGACGGCACCGCCGTTGCCCTCGACGGTGAAGGGCGCGACCACATTCTGCTGATGGCCGAGCGCATGGCCTCGCGGGGGCTGCGGGTGCTGTGCTTTGTGAGCAAGGCCTTCCACGGTCACCATATTGACCATGAAGACTTAAAGGAGGGCATGGTCTTTTTGGGTCTCCAGGGCATGATTGACCCGCCCCGGGCCGAGGCCATTCGCGCCGTGGATGCCTGCAAGACCGCAGGCATTGAGGTGAAGATGATCACGGGCGACCACAAGGTGACGGCGGCGGCGATCGCCGAGCGCATGAACCTGAGCATGACCGACGAGGTGATCGCCTACACCGGTCGAGACCTGGCCCAGCTAGAGCAATCGGAGCTGACCAACGCCGTGCAGAATGGTTCGGTGTTTGCCCGCGTCGCCCCCGAGCAAAAGCTGCGCCTGGTAGAAGC encodes the following:
- a CDS encoding cation-transporting P-type ATPase; translated protein: MTQQLSAAQPQGSQPQPWHQTQGSHITQQLGVDPEVGLSLREAKARLERYGPNELKGKKGKHPILLFLLQFNQPLLYILLVAGLIKALLGSWVNAGVIWGVTVINAIIGFVQESKAESAIAALASSVTTDAMVRRDGQQMQVSSRDLVPGDIVLLTSGDKVPADLRLLRGRTLQINESGLTGESVAVEKQPHLESLPEDTPLAERHNMAYAGSFVTFGQGEGIVVETGLNTETGRISKLMQESTTLVTPLTRKFDRFSKTLLYVILGVAALTFAVGMAWGNSPLEMFEAAVALAVSAIPEGLPAVVTITLAIGVSRMARRNAIVRKLPAVETLGSATVICSDKTGTLTENQMTVQSIYAGDRHYAFTGEGYNPHGELRDGEDNPLPPEAMPAPLRQCLIVGMLCNDSELEHKDHQWSVVGDPTEGALLVAARKAGFDRTELNHSYPRIDSIPFESEFQYMATLHQQDTEGQWLLAKGSVEALVARCDRVLRSDGTAVALDGEGRDHILLMAERMASRGLRVLCFVSKAFHGHHIDHEDLKEGMVFLGLQGMIDPPRAEAIRAVDACKTAGIEVKMITGDHKVTAAAIAERMNLSMTDEVIAYTGRDLAQLEQSELTNAVQNGSVFARVAPEQKLRLVEALQSKGHIVAMTGDGVNDAPALKQADIGIAMGKAGTEVAKEAADMILTDDNFASIEAAVEEGRNVFRNLMKAIAFILPVNGGESMTILLSVLIGRGDVLPILSLQVLWLNMVNSIAMTVPLAFEPKSHTLMSRPPRNPNEPLLSRDLLKRIALISVFNWILIFGMFEWIRRTTGDIPLARTMAIQALVAGRIIYLLSISQFWASVVAKMRGLKVPLGDASAIGYGILVAVVFQILFSQVGLMNFLFSTAPLSLNQWLVCLGVSLPMVLVALLANRLDPQN